From a single Kitasatospora azatica KCTC 9699 genomic region:
- the fbaA gene encoding class II fructose-bisphosphate aldolase, with amino-acid sequence MPIATPDVYNEMLDRAKAGKFAYPAINVTSSQTLHAALRGFAEAESDGIIQISTGGAEFLGGQHNKDMVTGAVALAEFAHIVAAKYDITVALHTDHCPKDKLDGYVRPLLAISAERVAKGQNPLFQSHMWDGSAETLADNLAIGQELLAQAHAARIILEVEITPTGGEEDGVTHEINDNLYTTVNDAVRTAEALGLGENGRYLLAASFGNVHGVYKPGNVVLRPELLRDLQDAIGAQYGKNDPFDFVFHGGSGSSAEEIATALENGVVKMNLDTDTQYAFTRPVVDHMFRNYDGVLKVDGEVGKKNTYDPRTWGKLAEAGMAARVLEAAQTLRSAGTRMK; translated from the coding sequence ATGCCCATCGCAACTCCCGACGTCTACAACGAGATGCTCGACCGGGCCAAGGCCGGAAAGTTCGCCTACCCGGCCATCAACGTCACCTCGTCGCAGACGCTGCACGCGGCTCTGCGCGGCTTCGCCGAGGCGGAGAGCGACGGCATCATCCAGATCTCCACCGGTGGTGCGGAGTTCCTGGGCGGCCAGCACAACAAGGACATGGTGACCGGCGCCGTCGCGCTCGCCGAGTTCGCCCACATCGTGGCCGCCAAGTACGACATCACCGTCGCGCTGCACACCGACCACTGCCCCAAGGACAAGCTGGACGGCTACGTCCGCCCGCTGCTGGCGATCTCCGCCGAGCGCGTGGCCAAGGGCCAGAACCCGCTGTTCCAGTCGCACATGTGGGACGGCTCCGCCGAGACCCTGGCCGACAACCTGGCCATCGGCCAGGAGCTGCTGGCCCAGGCCCACGCGGCCCGGATCATCCTCGAGGTCGAGATCACCCCGACCGGCGGCGAGGAGGACGGTGTCACGCACGAGATCAACGACAACCTCTACACCACGGTCAACGACGCCGTCCGCACCGCCGAGGCGCTGGGCCTGGGCGAGAACGGCCGCTACCTGCTGGCCGCCTCCTTCGGCAACGTGCACGGCGTCTACAAGCCGGGCAACGTCGTGCTCCGTCCCGAGCTGCTGCGCGACCTGCAGGACGCGATCGGCGCCCAGTACGGCAAGAACGACCCGTTCGACTTCGTCTTCCACGGCGGCTCCGGCTCCTCGGCCGAGGAGATCGCCACCGCGCTGGAGAACGGCGTGGTCAAGATGAACCTGGACACCGACACCCAGTACGCCTTCACCCGCCCCGTCGTGGACCACATGTTCCGCAACTACGACGGTGTGCTGAAGGTCGACGGCGAGGTCGGCAAGAAGAACACCTACGACCCCCGCACCTGGGGCAAGCTGGCCGAGGCCGGCATGGCCGCCCGGGTGCTCGAGGCCGCGCAGACCCTGCGCTCGGCCGGCACCCGCATGAAGTAG
- a CDS encoding 4'-phosphopantetheinyl transferase family protein codes for MSAGRVQQPTLIEGPSGPWLRVRESVSWFGHAVVYADWRQWLPAVESVEELRPLLGRHDFQRSTTLVKPDVRARFVVSRLLVRYAASAALGVPPEAVELAYKPGGRPYLRGCDQIEVSLSHTEDLIVVGLNRHGRIGVDVELSERRMRYSEVNRQMCTTAERALLADLPEPRQEAELRRIWTLKEAYTKALGQGMRMGFTQFGFDLSGRELCTPDGSPASHGEWTFGTFELGPAQAGRYLVSVACQDAGHGGVQDTAVATMLDEGFLGQVVELLQRGERQAGAAQVTSDP; via the coding sequence ATGAGCGCGGGACGGGTCCAGCAGCCGACCCTGATCGAGGGGCCGAGCGGGCCCTGGCTGCGGGTGCGGGAGTCGGTGTCCTGGTTCGGCCACGCGGTGGTCTACGCGGACTGGCGCCAGTGGCTGCCCGCGGTGGAGTCGGTCGAGGAGTTGCGCCCGCTGCTGGGCCGGCACGACTTCCAGCGGTCCACCACGCTGGTCAAACCGGATGTCCGGGCCCGGTTCGTGGTCTCGCGGCTGCTGGTGCGGTACGCCGCGAGCGCGGCGCTGGGGGTGCCGCCCGAAGCGGTGGAGCTGGCCTACAAGCCGGGCGGGCGGCCCTATCTGCGCGGCTGCGACCAGATCGAGGTGAGTCTCAGCCACACCGAGGACCTGATCGTGGTCGGGCTCAACCGGCACGGCCGGATCGGCGTCGACGTCGAGCTGTCCGAGCGCCGGATGCGCTACTCGGAGGTCAACCGCCAGATGTGCACCACCGCCGAGCGGGCCCTGCTCGCCGACCTGCCCGAGCCGCGGCAGGAGGCGGAGCTGCGGCGGATCTGGACGCTCAAGGAGGCGTACACCAAGGCCCTGGGCCAGGGCATGCGGATGGGCTTCACCCAGTTCGGCTTCGACCTGTCCGGACGGGAGCTGTGCACCCCGGACGGCTCGCCGGCCTCGCACGGCGAGTGGACCTTCGGGACCTTCGAGCTGGGCCCCGCCCAGGCCGGGCGGTACCTGGTCAGCGTCGCCTGCCAGGACGCCGGGCACGGCGGGGTGCAGGACACGGCGGTCGCCACGATGCTCGACGAGGGCTTCCTGGGGCAGGTGGTGGAGCTGCTGCAACGCGG
- a CDS encoding DUF6059 family protein: MRGPRRVRDVIVDRVLRPVWEGFVALGVVMLAGDLRMRTELLRHGPSRTDGLPPGHPEALRPDLPLSRTERRLLRELGGSGWQLLTKPER, from the coding sequence GTGCGCGGTCCGAGGCGGGTGCGGGACGTGATCGTCGATCGGGTGCTGAGACCGGTCTGGGAGGGGTTCGTCGCGCTCGGGGTCGTCATGCTCGCGGGCGACCTGCGGATGCGCACGGAGCTGCTGCGACACGGCCCCAGCCGGACCGACGGACTGCCGCCCGGCCACCCCGAGGCCCTGCGGCCCGACCTGCCGCTGAGCCGGACGGAGCGCCGTCTGCTCCGCGAACTCGGTGGATCCGGCTGGCAGTTGCTCACCAAGCCGGAACGCTAG
- a CDS encoding DUF3151 domain-containing protein: MTERKNLLSGPAPTLLSEEPEPYRRLAEESASPTQLAADYPWFSLAWAMLADDAFAEGRVVESYAYARTGYHRGLDSLRRAGWKGHGPVPWDHRANRGFLRCLAALARAAESIKETEEATRCWDFLRDSSPEAYAELKQ; this comes from the coding sequence ATGACTGAACGGAAGAACTTGCTGTCGGGCCCGGCCCCGACGCTGCTCAGCGAGGAGCCCGAGCCGTACCGCCGGCTCGCCGAGGAGTCCGCGTCGCCCACCCAGCTCGCGGCGGACTACCCGTGGTTCTCGCTCGCCTGGGCGATGCTGGCCGACGACGCCTTCGCCGAGGGGCGGGTGGTGGAGTCCTACGCCTACGCCCGGACCGGGTACCACCGCGGGCTGGACTCGCTGCGCCGGGCGGGCTGGAAGGGCCACGGGCCGGTTCCGTGGGACCACCGCGCCAACCGCGGCTTCCTGCGCTGCCTGGCCGCCCTGGCCCGGGCCGCCGAGTCGATCAAGGAGACCGAGGAAGCCACCCGCTGCTGGGACTTCCTGCGCGACAGCAGCCCCGAGGCGTACGCGGAGCTGAAGCAGTAG
- a CDS encoding alkyl/aryl-sulfatase, which produces MTSTAPSFETLTSEDGEDFADADRGFIDRLDPGVVTTRDGRVIWDNDAYAFLAEDCPDTANPSLWRQGRLAARQGLYQVTEGIYQVRGLDLSNMTLIEGDRGVIVIDPLISAETAAAALALYRRHRGERPVTGLIYTHSHGDHFGGARGVVPHGHEPVPVIAPHGFLKHAVSENVYAGNAMTRRAVFMYGARLPKSPQGQIGCGLGMTTSTGSITLIAPTVDITRTGQLETVDGVRIVFHLTPGTEAPAEMNFHFPDLRALCLAENATHTMHNVLTLRGALVRDARVWAHYLDEALTLFGADSEVAFASHHWPTWGQQRIADFLTEQRDLYAYLHDQTLRLLNSGLTGPEIAEELALPPQLDRSWALRGYYGSVSHNVKAIYQRYLGWYDGNPAHLWEHPPVELARRHTEALGGVDATVAKAKEYLAADDPRFAVTLLNHAVFAAPEHQEARRTLAGAYDLLGHGAENGTWRNVYLTAAMELRGTLATVELSPSNPEVAMALTVDQLIDSLAVRVNGPRAWDTALTLDWRVTDERRGWRLTLSNGALTHRSAPLGKPLGGGSADLTLTLGKAQLLGLLAGGGLAGIEQSGDPQVLAKLLSLLDTPDPNFAIVTP; this is translated from the coding sequence ATGACCTCCACTGCTCCCTCCTTCGAGACCCTTACCTCCGAAGATGGCGAGGACTTCGCCGACGCGGATCGTGGGTTCATCGACCGCCTGGACCCGGGCGTGGTCACCACTCGGGACGGCCGGGTGATCTGGGACAACGACGCCTACGCGTTCCTCGCCGAGGACTGCCCGGACACCGCCAACCCCAGCCTCTGGCGCCAGGGCCGGCTGGCCGCCCGACAGGGCCTGTACCAGGTCACCGAGGGCATCTACCAGGTGCGCGGCCTGGACCTGTCCAACATGACGCTGATCGAGGGCGACCGCGGGGTGATCGTGATCGACCCGCTGATCTCCGCCGAGACCGCCGCCGCCGCGCTCGCCCTCTACCGCCGCCATCGCGGCGAGCGCCCGGTCACCGGCCTGATCTACACCCACTCGCACGGCGACCACTTCGGCGGCGCCCGCGGCGTGGTCCCGCACGGCCACGAGCCGGTCCCGGTGATCGCCCCGCACGGCTTCCTGAAGCACGCGGTCAGCGAGAACGTCTACGCGGGCAACGCGATGACCCGCCGCGCCGTCTTCATGTACGGCGCGCGGCTGCCCAAGAGCCCGCAGGGCCAGATCGGCTGCGGCCTCGGGATGACCACCTCCACCGGCAGCATCACGCTGATCGCGCCGACCGTGGACATCACCCGCACCGGCCAGCTGGAGACCGTGGACGGAGTACGGATCGTCTTCCACCTCACCCCGGGCACCGAGGCCCCGGCCGAGATGAACTTCCACTTCCCGGACCTCAGGGCGCTCTGCCTGGCCGAGAACGCCACCCACACCATGCACAACGTGCTGACCCTGCGCGGCGCCCTGGTCCGCGACGCCCGGGTCTGGGCGCACTACCTGGACGAGGCGCTGACCCTGTTCGGCGCCGACTCCGAGGTCGCCTTCGCCTCGCACCACTGGCCGACCTGGGGACAGCAGCGGATCGCCGACTTCCTCACCGAACAGCGTGACCTCTACGCCTACCTGCACGACCAGACCCTGCGGCTGCTCAACAGCGGCCTGACCGGCCCGGAGATCGCCGAGGAGCTGGCGCTGCCGCCGCAGCTGGACCGCAGCTGGGCGCTGCGCGGCTACTACGGCTCGGTCAGCCACAACGTCAAGGCGATCTACCAGCGCTACCTCGGCTGGTACGACGGCAACCCGGCGCACCTGTGGGAGCACCCGCCGGTCGAGCTGGCCAGGCGGCACACCGAGGCCCTCGGCGGGGTGGACGCCACCGTGGCCAAGGCCAAGGAGTACCTGGCGGCCGACGACCCGCGCTTCGCCGTCACCCTGCTCAACCACGCGGTCTTCGCCGCGCCCGAGCACCAGGAGGCCCGGCGGACCCTGGCCGGCGCCTACGACCTGCTCGGCCACGGCGCCGAGAACGGCACCTGGCGCAACGTCTACCTGACCGCCGCGATGGAACTGCGCGGCACCCTCGCCACGGTCGAGCTGAGCCCGAGCAACCCCGAGGTCGCGATGGCGCTGACCGTGGACCAGCTGATCGACTCGCTGGCGGTGCGGGTGAACGGTCCACGGGCCTGGGACACCGCGCTGACCCTCGACTGGCGGGTCACCGACGAGCGGCGCGGCTGGCGGCTGACCCTGTCCAACGGCGCCCTCACCCACCGCAGCGCCCCGCTCGGCAAACCGCTGGGCGGCGGATCGGCCGACCTCACGCTGACCCTCGGCAAGGCCCAGCTGCTCGGCCTGCTGGCGGGCGGCGGCCTGGCCGGCATCGAGCAGAGCGGCGACCCGCAGGTGCTGGCGAAGCTGCTCTCCCTGCTGGACACCCCCGACCCGAACTTCGCGATCGTCACGCCCTGA
- a CDS encoding acyltransferase family protein — translation MTTDSQSRPKISRLPSLTGLRFAAAVLVFLTHTVDENVFRDLGVGKAYGEALRNVGYSGVSFFFILSGFVLAWAYRPGDRAVEFWRRRAAKIYPSHLVTALAAVVLLQVSAGQLPAVRQWLSNLLLVQSWFPQIDVTFGLNPVSWSLACEALFYLAFPLLAAGVRRIRTERLWYWLGALAVLVWCVPFATSLLPATPQYAGVSIPRFWFVYAFPPVRALEFVIGIMLARLVLAGKWPKISLLWPGLLVVLGYLLQQRVPDSWALAAAQLVPMAVLVASAASADVRGAGSVFRGRVLVRLGEWSLAFYLIHQMILVYGHRALGAGRTWSTWEAAGVLLLALGCTVLLAGVLHTVVERPLYRELGRRRSGPVRDSAPERELVGVGGGGVG, via the coding sequence ATGACGACAGACAGCCAGTCCAGACCGAAGATCTCGCGACTTCCGTCCCTCACCGGCCTGCGGTTCGCCGCCGCGGTGCTGGTCTTCCTCACCCACACGGTGGACGAGAACGTCTTCCGGGACCTCGGCGTCGGAAAGGCCTACGGGGAGGCGCTGCGCAACGTCGGCTACAGCGGCGTCAGCTTCTTCTTCATCCTCAGCGGGTTCGTGCTGGCCTGGGCCTACCGGCCGGGCGACCGGGCGGTGGAGTTCTGGCGGCGGCGGGCCGCGAAGATCTACCCGAGCCACCTGGTGACCGCGCTGGCGGCGGTGGTGCTGCTGCAGGTCAGCGCCGGACAGCTGCCGGCGGTGCGGCAGTGGCTGTCGAACCTGCTGCTGGTGCAGTCGTGGTTCCCGCAGATCGACGTCACCTTCGGCCTCAACCCCGTGAGTTGGTCGCTCGCCTGCGAGGCGCTCTTCTACCTGGCGTTCCCGCTGCTGGCGGCCGGTGTCCGCCGGATCCGCACGGAGCGGCTCTGGTACTGGCTGGGCGCCCTGGCCGTACTGGTCTGGTGCGTGCCGTTCGCGACCTCGCTGCTGCCGGCCACCCCGCAGTACGCGGGGGTCTCGATCCCGCGGTTCTGGTTCGTCTACGCGTTCCCGCCGGTGCGGGCACTGGAGTTCGTGATCGGCATCATGCTGGCCCGGCTGGTGCTCGCCGGCAAGTGGCCGAAGATCTCGCTGCTCTGGCCGGGCCTGCTGGTGGTGCTCGGCTACCTCCTGCAGCAGCGGGTGCCCGACTCCTGGGCCTTGGCGGCCGCGCAGTTGGTGCCGATGGCCGTGCTGGTGGCGAGCGCCGCGAGCGCCGACGTGCGGGGCGCGGGCTCGGTCTTCCGCGGCCGGGTCCTGGTGCGGCTCGGCGAGTGGTCGCTGGCCTTCTACCTGATCCACCAGATGATCCTGGTCTACGGGCACCGGGCGCTGGGCGCCGGACGGACCTGGAGCACCTGGGAGGCCGCTGGCGTGCTGCTGCTCGCCCTCGGCTGCACGGTGCTGCTGGCGGGGGTGCTGCACACGGTGGTGGAGCGGCCGCTGTACCGGGAGCTGGGCCGGCGGCGGAGCGGTCCCGTTCGGGACAGCGCCCCGGAGCGCGAGCTGGTCGGCGTCGGTGGTGGCGGCGTTGGGTGA
- a CDS encoding WXG100 family type VII secretion target, protein MAKNLGESSSPTELVPGNPGAVTGVAAAMRGYGDALHNAGTGLKRIDTTDGWTGPAGDAFRQAFQGVPDKWLEAGDCFHNAATALDTYVSTLTWAQGQAAEAIRQWDAGQSATDQAKTQHTQDVQQAGHDLPFNDPGEAGRQSARSTLDSARSQLATAGDTANKAVGAARDKAPEKPGFWDDVGGFFEDVGAGLANFGGTVINDLASVGNAAINHPGDLAATAGGIGLMALGAAGEVGGGALDLTVVGAAIGVPLNIVSAGAIGVGGTMAAAGMGDMLMNAAGDDGVHPMRTDYSGSGGDDFEPVDGFRDSEFSKDEIVEFVNGHTGDGNPTMGRPSRSQIDDALTKGTPQKLPGQNAEKFEYNGVRVIVNYDMPWKSTSYYPGS, encoded by the coding sequence ATGGCCAAGAACCTGGGCGAGAGCAGCAGTCCGACCGAGCTCGTCCCGGGGAACCCCGGCGCGGTGACCGGCGTGGCCGCCGCGATGCGCGGCTACGGCGACGCCCTGCACAACGCGGGCACCGGGCTGAAGCGGATCGACACCACGGACGGCTGGACCGGCCCGGCCGGCGACGCGTTCCGGCAGGCCTTCCAGGGCGTTCCGGACAAGTGGCTGGAGGCCGGCGACTGCTTCCACAACGCGGCCACCGCGCTGGACACCTACGTCTCCACGCTGACCTGGGCCCAGGGCCAGGCGGCGGAGGCGATCCGGCAGTGGGACGCCGGCCAGAGCGCCACCGACCAGGCCAAGACCCAGCACACCCAGGACGTCCAACAGGCCGGCCACGACCTGCCGTTCAACGACCCGGGGGAGGCCGGCCGGCAGTCCGCGCGGTCCACCCTGGACAGCGCCCGCAGCCAGCTCGCCACCGCCGGTGACACCGCGAACAAGGCGGTCGGCGCCGCCCGCGACAAGGCACCCGAGAAGCCGGGCTTCTGGGACGACGTCGGCGGCTTCTTCGAGGACGTCGGCGCCGGCCTGGCCAACTTCGGCGGGACCGTGATCAACGACCTGGCCTCGGTCGGCAACGCGGCGATCAACCACCCCGGGGACCTCGCCGCGACCGCCGGCGGCATCGGGCTGATGGCGCTCGGGGCGGCCGGCGAGGTCGGCGGCGGCGCGCTGGACCTGACCGTGGTCGGCGCCGCGATCGGCGTGCCGCTGAACATCGTCTCGGCCGGCGCGATCGGCGTCGGCGGCACCATGGCCGCCGCCGGCATGGGCGACATGCTGATGAACGCGGCCGGCGACGACGGCGTGCACCCGATGCGCACCGACTACAGCGGCTCGGGCGGCGACGACTTCGAGCCCGTCGACGGCTTCCGCGACAGCGAGTTCAGCAAGGATGAGATCGTAGAGTTCGTGAACGGCCACACCGGCGACGGGAACCCGACGATGGGTCGGCCGTCCCGGTCCCAGATCGACGACGCCCTCACCAAGGGGACGCCGCAGAAACTGCCCGGGCAGAACGCCGAGAAGTTCGAGTACAACGGTGTCCGGGTGATCGTGAACTACGACATGCCCTGGAAGTCCACGTCCTACTACCCCGGAAGTTGA
- the pyrE gene encoding orotate phosphoribosyltransferase: MSNPSNDRDALLAQIKNKAVVHGKVILSSGREADYYVDLRRITLDAQAAPLVGRVLLDATADLDYEAVGGLTLGADPVAAAMLHAAAARGRELDAFVVRKAGKAHGLQRRIEGPDVKGRRVLAVEDTSTTGGSVLTAVEALREAGAEVVGVAVIVERGAAPAIEEAGLPYYTIFTAEDLDLA, from the coding sequence ATGAGCAACCCGAGCAACGACCGCGACGCCCTGCTGGCGCAGATCAAGAACAAGGCCGTGGTGCACGGCAAGGTGATCCTCTCCTCCGGCCGTGAGGCCGACTACTACGTGGACCTGCGCCGGATCACCCTGGACGCGCAGGCCGCGCCGCTGGTCGGCCGGGTGCTGCTGGATGCCACCGCCGACCTCGACTACGAGGCCGTGGGCGGCCTGACCCTGGGCGCCGACCCGGTCGCCGCCGCGATGCTGCACGCCGCCGCGGCGCGCGGCCGCGAGCTGGACGCCTTCGTGGTCCGCAAGGCGGGCAAGGCGCACGGCCTGCAGCGCCGGATCGAGGGCCCGGACGTCAAGGGCCGCCGGGTGCTCGCCGTCGAGGACACCTCCACCACCGGCGGCTCGGTGCTGACCGCCGTCGAGGCGCTGCGCGAGGCGGGCGCCGAGGTGGTCGGCGTCGCGGTGATCGTCGAGCGCGGGGCCGCGCCGGCCATCGAGGAGGCGGGCCTGCCGTACTACACCATCTTCACCGCCGAGGACCTCGACCTGGCCTGA
- a CDS encoding NAD-dependent epimerase/dehydratase family protein, whose protein sequence is MGDGRKVVVVGAAGFLGSRIAAAFEASGARVLRIARRPVSGDGEWAALDLCADPLERAAEVLASAAVVVNAAGAAWGVTDHQMEQSNAELTRRLVAAVPRRARLIQLGSIHEYGPLPAGVGITEDTPTEPVGGYGRTKLAGSRAVLDAARAGELDGVVLRIANVSGPGTPRSSLLGMVAHHLTHTPEQELRLAPLVARRDFVDVRDVAGAVLAAALGEVGGQVVNVGRGEALSVRELVLRLAELRGTELRLVEDGAGAAPHQAVEWQRLDITRAGALLGWRPRWSVDESLRDLLAAAG, encoded by the coding sequence TTGGGTGACGGACGCAAGGTCGTCGTGGTGGGCGCCGCGGGCTTCCTGGGGAGCCGGATCGCGGCGGCGTTCGAGGCGTCGGGTGCGCGGGTGCTGCGGATCGCGCGCCGGCCGGTCTCCGGGGACGGGGAGTGGGCCGCCCTCGACCTGTGCGCGGATCCGCTGGAGCGGGCCGCCGAGGTGCTGGCGTCGGCAGCGGTCGTGGTCAATGCCGCCGGCGCCGCCTGGGGTGTGACCGATCATCAGATGGAGCAGAGCAACGCGGAGTTGACGCGCCGACTGGTGGCCGCGGTGCCCCGGCGGGCGCGCCTGATCCAGCTGGGCTCGATCCATGAGTACGGTCCGCTGCCCGCCGGTGTCGGGATCACCGAGGACACGCCGACCGAGCCGGTCGGCGGGTACGGGCGCACCAAGCTCGCCGGCTCGCGGGCCGTGCTGGACGCGGCGCGGGCGGGCGAGCTGGACGGGGTGGTGCTGCGGATCGCCAACGTCTCGGGCCCCGGCACCCCGCGCAGCAGCCTGCTCGGAATGGTCGCCCACCACCTGACACACACTCCCGAACAGGAGTTGCGACTGGCGCCGTTGGTGGCCCGGCGGGATTTCGTGGACGTCCGCGACGTGGCCGGGGCGGTGCTGGCCGCGGCGTTGGGCGAGGTCGGCGGGCAGGTGGTCAATGTCGGGCGCGGCGAGGCGCTGAGCGTGCGGGAGCTGGTGCTGCGGCTGGCCGAGCTGCGCGGCACCGAGCTTCGCCTGGTCGAGGACGGGGCGGGCGCAGCCCCGCACCAGGCCGTGGAGTGGCAGCGGCTCGACATCACACGGGCCGGCGCGCTGCTGGGCTGGCGCCCGCGGTGGAGCGTGGACGAGTCACTGCGGGACCTGCTGGCGGCCGCGGGCTGA
- a CDS encoding acyl-CoA dehydrogenase produces the protein MDRPGAATTIEESPPVTAEEEIRRRVAELELRFGDPGDPANPVGFAALLAADERSELLPAAVELLDELGFGAEFVPLALGGRLGRADALARILRPVFRRDVALGFGYGITSLFAAAAVWAAGSEEQRRRTAELISGGGRVCIVHHALAHGNAMWQGELTARPSSGGEGFRLDGRKDVVINAEQAGALVVYARTAPERGPRGHSVLLVEPGGATVLPRQASTGMRSCRFAGVEFTDCPVPDEAVVGQQGDGVRLALQTFQLNRSLISAALVGAADTALRTAVRAALAGSDGRPGNRHRALLAGVFADLLLCDGMATTVLRSLHLLPASGHLGAAAVKYLVPDLLREDLEELGTVLGSAGYRGSDGGGDQGSLQKLQRDLPAASLGHLGTAACQAVLIPQLPLLARGSWFTTAPPPPALFRFTEDLRPLELGALEVAGGEDFLAAALVDAAARLRELPGADRADTDLGVLRGLVDAFLDELTDLRELFREAALTDRGVTASPQWIGPADRYVLVAAAGAALGHWMAQDGDSPFLADPAWLVVALFRLAGRLGRRMPELPRDCLERVFAEAVVRHRERRAFDLAGAELAERGEPRGGR, from the coding sequence ATGGACAGACCCGGAGCAGCCACCACCATCGAGGAAAGTCCGCCGGTCACGGCGGAGGAGGAGATCCGCCGCCGGGTCGCAGAGCTGGAGCTGCGCTTCGGGGATCCCGGCGACCCGGCCAACCCGGTCGGCTTCGCCGCCCTGCTGGCCGCCGACGAGCGGTCCGAACTACTTCCGGCAGCCGTCGAGTTGCTGGACGAGCTCGGCTTCGGGGCCGAGTTCGTCCCGCTCGCTCTGGGCGGCCGGCTGGGCCGGGCCGACGCGCTCGCCCGGATCCTGCGCCCGGTGTTCCGCCGGGACGTGGCGCTCGGCTTCGGCTACGGGATCACCTCGCTCTTCGCCGCCGCCGCCGTCTGGGCCGCGGGCTCCGAGGAGCAGCGGCGGCGGACCGCCGAGCTGATCAGCGGCGGCGGCCGGGTGTGCATCGTGCACCACGCCCTGGCGCACGGGAACGCCATGTGGCAAGGCGAGTTGACGGCTCGTCCGAGCAGCGGCGGCGAGGGCTTCAGACTGGACGGCCGCAAGGACGTCGTGATCAACGCCGAGCAGGCCGGCGCGCTCGTGGTCTACGCCCGTACCGCCCCCGAGCGCGGTCCGCGCGGCCACTCGGTGCTGCTGGTGGAGCCGGGCGGGGCGACCGTGCTGCCCCGGCAGGCCAGCACCGGGATGCGCAGCTGCCGGTTCGCCGGGGTGGAGTTCACCGACTGCCCGGTCCCCGACGAGGCCGTGGTCGGGCAGCAGGGCGACGGGGTGCGCCTGGCCCTGCAGACCTTCCAGCTCAACCGCTCGCTGATCTCGGCCGCCCTGGTCGGCGCGGCGGACACCGCGCTGCGGACCGCCGTACGGGCCGCACTGGCCGGCTCCGACGGCCGCCCGGGCAACCGCCACCGCGCGCTGCTCGCCGGGGTCTTCGCGGACCTGCTGCTCTGCGACGGCATGGCCACCACCGTGCTGCGCTCGCTGCACCTGCTGCCCGCCAGCGGGCACCTCGGGGCCGCCGCGGTGAAGTACCTGGTGCCCGACCTGCTCCGGGAGGACCTGGAGGAGCTGGGAACCGTGCTCGGCTCCGCCGGCTACCGGGGCAGTGACGGGGGCGGTGACCAGGGCAGTCTGCAGAAACTGCAGCGCGACCTGCCTGCGGCGTCCCTGGGCCACCTGGGCACCGCGGCCTGCCAGGCCGTGCTGATCCCGCAGCTGCCACTGCTGGCCCGCGGCTCCTGGTTCACCACCGCGCCGCCACCGCCGGCCCTCTTCCGTTTCACCGAGGACCTGCGGCCACTGGAACTCGGGGCGCTGGAGGTGGCCGGCGGCGAGGACTTCCTGGCCGCGGCGCTGGTCGATGCGGCCGCCCGGCTGCGCGAGCTGCCGGGCGCCGACCGGGCGGACACCGACCTGGGCGTCCTGCGCGGCCTGGTCGACGCCTTCCTCGACGAGCTGACCGACCTTCGGGAGCTCTTCCGTGAGGCCGCCCTGACGGACCGCGGGGTGACGGCCAGTCCGCAGTGGATCGGCCCCGCCGACCGCTACGTGCTGGTGGCCGCCGCAGGCGCCGCGCTGGGCCACTGGATGGCGCAGGACGGCGACAGCCCGTTCCTGGCCGACCCGGCCTGGCTGGTGGTGGCGCTCTTCCGGCTGGCGGGCCGGCTCGGGCGGCGGATGCCCGAGCTGCCTCGCGACTGCCTGGAGCGGGTCTTCGCCGAGGCGGTGGTCCGGCACCGCGAGCGGCGGGCCTTCGACCTGGCGGGCGCGGAGCTGGCCGAGCGCGGCGAGCCGCGGGGTGGGCGATGA
- a CDS encoding DedA family protein, which yields MTNATALAVNLLDAKSLISSVGTIGLLAIIFAETGLLIGFFLPGDSLLILAGVAASSAAAKAFGPGVQMPIGVLLLAAPICAIAGAQLGHLLGAKAGSKLFDKPDSRIFKRDYVVKAEEYFAKFGPEKAVVMARFIPIVRTFLNPVAGMLEMPARKFFAWNVIGGVLWTELMLCIGYFFGDSMAPVIDKYLIPAMALIILLSISPILVELVRERKKRKAGGAAFAAEAEAGDALQPGGRHRRG from the coding sequence GTGACTAATGCCACCGCCCTAGCGGTCAATCTCCTGGACGCCAAGTCGTTGATCAGCTCGGTCGGGACCATCGGCCTGCTCGCGATCATCTTCGCCGAGACCGGCCTGCTGATCGGTTTCTTCCTGCCTGGCGACTCACTGCTGATCCTGGCCGGGGTGGCGGCCTCCTCGGCCGCCGCCAAGGCCTTCGGGCCGGGCGTCCAGATGCCGATCGGGGTGCTGCTGCTCGCCGCGCCGATCTGCGCGATCGCCGGTGCCCAGCTCGGCCACCTGCTCGGCGCGAAGGCGGGGAGCAAGCTCTTCGACAAGCCGGACTCACGGATCTTCAAGCGCGACTACGTCGTGAAGGCCGAGGAGTACTTCGCCAAGTTCGGGCCGGAGAAGGCCGTGGTGATGGCCCGCTTCATCCCGATCGTGCGCACCTTCCTCAACCCGGTGGCCGGGATGCTGGAGATGCCGGCCCGCAAGTTCTTCGCCTGGAACGTGATCGGCGGCGTGCTGTGGACCGAGCTGATGCTCTGCATCGGCTACTTCTTCGGTGACTCGATGGCCCCGGTGATCGACAAGTACCTGATCCCGGCGATGGCGCTGATCATCCTGCTGTCGATCTCGCCGATCCTGGTCGAGCTGGTCCGCGAGCGCAAGAAGCGCAAGGCGGGCGGCGCGGCCTTCGCGGCCGAGGCCGAGGCGGGCGACGCGCTGCAGCCCGGTGGCCGGCACCGCCGCGGCTGA